From Zingiber officinale cultivar Zhangliang chromosome 5B, Zo_v1.1, whole genome shotgun sequence, the proteins below share one genomic window:
- the LOC121987661 gene encoding sinapine esterase-like, protein MAAAAAFIFFALSLHAELGVGCYTSIFSFGASVVDTGNSLIHTGYSCPAGRLPYGETFFHRPTGRFSDGRLIIDFIAQAMGLPLLKPYLGGGGADDFRHGANFAVAGATALDVDYFLSRGIENLFSNNSLSVQLHWFEQLLPSLCSSASHCAAFLSNALFSVGQIGANDYNNPFFQNRSAGEIATFVPDVVSAIGSAIEKLIEMGARTMVVPGSFPMGCCASYLNMFQGEKQDSYDPQTGCINWLNDFAIRHNRLLVSELQRLRHRHPEVAIMYADVYHAAMAIYASPHDFGFEEPVLAACCGYDGGAYGLNATVPCGSEGNSVCSDPSKKIWWDGLHTTEAANQIIAGGLLGPYTFPPIIQACPDVNWVVVGFLDGDGHMASA, encoded by the exons atggccgccgccgccgctttcATCTTCTTCGCCCTCAGCCTTCATGCCGAGCTCGGCGTCGGCTGCTACACCTCCATCTTTAGCTTCGGCGCTTCTGTCGTCGACACTGGCAACTCTCTCATCCACACCGGCTACTCCTGCCCCGCCGGCCGCCTTCCATACGGCGAGACCTTCTTCCACCGCCCCACCGGCCGCTTTTCCGATGGAAGGCTAATCATCGACTTCATCG CTCAAGCAATGGGTTTGCCGTTACTGAAGCCGTATCTCGGCGGCGGTGGAGCAGATGACTTCAGGCACGGAGCCAACTTTGCGGTCGCCGGAGCCACCGCGCTCGACGTCGATTATTTCCTATCCAGAGGGATAGAGAATCTTTTCTCAAACAACTCCCTGAGCGTGCAGCTTCACTGGTTCGAGCAACTCCTGCCTTCGCTTTGCTCCTCTGCTTCGCACTGCGCCGCTTTTCTGAGCAACGCCCTGTTCTCGGTGGGGCAGATCGGAGCCAACGACTACAACAACCCCTTCTTCCAAAACCGAAGCGCCGGCGAGATCGCAACCTTCGTTCCCGACGTCGTCAGCGCCATTGGCTCCGCCATAGAA AAATTGATCGAGATGGGCGCGAGAACGATGGTGGTGCCGGGGAGCTTTCCGATGGGTTGCTGTGCCTCGTACCTGAACATGTTCCAGGGCGAAAAGCAAGACAGCTACGATCCCCAAACCGGGTGCATAAATTGGCTCAACGACTTCGCCATCCGCCACAACCGCCTGCTGGTGTCGGAGTTGCAGCGGCTCCGGCACCGGCACCCGGAGGTGGCCATCATGTACGCCGACGTCTACCATGCCGCGATGGCCATCTACGCTTCTCCCCACGATTTCG GATTCGAGGAGCCTGTTCTTGCGGCGTGCTGTGGATACGATGGCGGCGCCTACGGATTGAATGCGACGGTGCCGTGCGGCAGTGAAGGCAACAGCGTTTGCAGCGACCCATCGAAGAAGATATGGTGGGACGGGCTGCACACGACGGAGGCGGCAAACCAGATCATCGCCGGCGGTCTTCTCGGGCCCTACACCTTCCCCCCTATTATACAAGCTTGTCCCGACGTAAACTGGGTGGTCGTCGGATTCCTCGACGGTGACGGCCATATGGCCTCTGCTTAA